In Ralstonia pseudosolanacearum, the DNA window CGAGGCGCTGAACTTCGAAATCCAGTTCCACACGAACGACAGCCTCTACACCCGGAACAAGACGCACAAGCTCTACCGGCAATGGCAGGACACGGAGGTGGAACAGCGACAAACCACCGACCCGGCCCAGCGACAAGCGCTGCAAAAGGCCAATGCCGACCGGCTCGCGGCGCGCAGGACCTATGCCGCCACCGTGCCGACGCCCATCGGCGCCGGGCTCATCCCGTCGTTCGAGCGCGACCGGCGAGACGGCGCGTCGGCAAGCGATCGGCCTCGGGCTGAGCGCACCGGACCGCCAGCATCGTCGTAGGCCACCCACGCAGGATGGTCGGTCGCGGCGCCGGTACCAATACCGGCGCCGCTGGAAGATCGAGCGACTGTTTGCATGCCTGAACAAGCGCAAGCGTGATCAGCGCAGCCGCACGATGGGACGGCCTTTTGTCGAGCGTTCTAACGGACGCCAGCGGCGGGCAAAGATGCCCCCTTGCGGATGTTGCCCCCGTTGGTCCCGGCAGTTGACCGAGTCAACCGCCTCCATCATCCGCCGAACACATGCCGAAGCACTCCGGTGGAAACAATGCCGATCAACACCGTAGGCAGGATGGACAGCCGACAGGCCGCCGCGACGGTGATGGCCAGCGCGATCAGATCGGCGGGACGCCCGGACACGAACGCGGGCGCGATGACGGAGATCAGCACGCAGCCGGGCACGCTCTCCAGCACATAGCGCATGCGCGGACTCAACACCCGATTGCGCAGCGCCAGGTAGCCCAGGATGCGTGTCATGTACGTGCCTGAAGCCATCAGCGCGATGGTGGCGAGTGTGGCCAATGTGGTGGCGTCGATCATGCCCGCGCCTCCTTCGGCACGGTGAGTGCGGCGCATGCCAGGCCGGCCAGCGCGCCCGCCGCGACATACCAGGCGCCGTCGGGCATCAGCCGGTAGGTGAGCGCCGCCGCCGTCAGACTGGCGAGCCAGGGTCGGCTGGCCCGCAGCCCGCGCCACATGCCGCGCAGCAGGACCAGAAAGACCGCCGTGAACGCCATGTCGAAGCCATAGCGCTCCACATCGCCGATGACCGGCCCCAGGGCCGCGCCAATGGTCGTGAACACCACCCAGGTGAGGTACAGCCCCGCCGAGACACCCAGGTAATAGCCCAGGCTGATGCGGCTGACCGCACGGCGCTGCGCATCGGCCAGCGCCAGCGCCCAGCTCTCGTCGCACATGAAGAACAGCGCCGCCAGCGCACGGCGTCGAGGCACATGCCGCAGATAAGGTGCCAGCGCAGCACCCATCAACAGGTGGCGGCTGTTCACCAGCAGCGACATCGCCGCGATCAGCAGCAGATGCGGCGGCGACGTCCACAGCCGGATGGCGGTGAACTCTGAGCCACCACCAAAGTTCAGCCCCGTCATCAAGGGCACTTCCACCACGCTCAAACCCTTTTGCGCGGCTTGCGCACCCAGCACCAGCGCGAAGGGGATGAAGCCCAGCAGCACGGGCAGCGAGGCCCGCAGGCCGCGACGGGCTTCCTGTGCGGCTGAGCGAGGTGCATGGTCGCCGGCACACGCAGCGACCTGATTGAAGGCGGACATCCGAATACTTCTCCCAGAAAGACGATCAGCATTCTGCGCCGATACCGGAAAAATCGGGTTGCGTAGTTGCTGGAGAAAGGCTAAAACTAGGCATCCAAAAACGGAGAAATCGTAGATTTATGGAATTTGATGCTATTGATCGTCG includes these proteins:
- a CDS encoding AzlC family ABC transporter permease, which codes for MSAFNQVAACAGDHAPRSAAQEARRGLRASLPVLLGFIPFALVLGAQAAQKGLSVVEVPLMTGLNFGGGSEFTAIRLWTSPPHLLLIAAMSLLVNSRHLLMGAALAPYLRHVPRRRALAALFFMCDESWALALADAQRRAVSRISLGYYLGVSAGLYLTWVVFTTIGAALGPVIGDVERYGFDMAFTAVFLVLLRGMWRGLRASRPWLASLTAAALTYRLMPDGAWYVAAGALAGLACAALTVPKEARA
- a CDS encoding AzlD family protein codes for the protein MIDATTLATLATIALMASGTYMTRILGYLALRNRVLSPRMRYVLESVPGCVLISVIAPAFVSGRPADLIALAITVAAACRLSILPTVLIGIVSTGVLRHVFGG